A single genomic interval of Candidatus Sulfotelmatobacter sp. harbors:
- a CDS encoding TolC family protein: MLCLAAQAQEPWTWQKVQQRFEASNPTLRAGALNIDESKAQEITAHLRPNPGLTLSGDQIDPFGAGPNHGPLAYFFPSASFSYLYERDHKRDLRYESARKATGIAISTQADLERTLLFNLRTAFVNIMQAKAVFDLAKENLTYYDHLLDVSRERFKAGDIAEIDLDRLELQRVQYQSDVQTADVNLRTAKIQLLMLLNDRTPIEKFDVTGEFDFKDQLPALDDVRQTALDTRPDLKAATQSLDKAKTDYKLAVANGSTDPTFGLDVARNPPIDLYFGVNVSIPLRIFDRNQGEKKRTQLDIERNQRLLDAAQAQVFSDVDSAYATLNSNVLLLQPYKQKYLQQAVHVRDTVTFSYQHGGASLLDLLNAQSDYRSVQLNYLNLVGSYLNAASQLNLAVGREVIQ; encoded by the coding sequence ATGCTTTGCCTTGCCGCTCAGGCCCAGGAGCCCTGGACCTGGCAGAAAGTCCAACAGCGGTTTGAGGCAAGTAACCCTACTCTCCGAGCCGGCGCCTTAAACATAGACGAGTCCAAGGCACAGGAAATCACGGCTCACCTGCGGCCGAATCCGGGACTGACGCTCTCCGGCGACCAGATCGATCCCTTCGGTGCCGGCCCGAATCACGGTCCCTTAGCCTATTTCTTTCCATCCGCCTCGTTCAGTTACCTGTATGAGCGCGATCACAAACGCGATCTCCGCTACGAAAGCGCCAGGAAGGCAACGGGGATCGCAATTTCAACCCAGGCCGATCTGGAACGGACCTTGCTGTTCAATCTCCGCACGGCCTTTGTGAATATCATGCAAGCCAAGGCCGTGTTCGACCTGGCCAAGGAGAATCTAACCTACTACGACCATTTGCTCGATGTGAGTCGCGAACGATTCAAGGCGGGGGACATTGCAGAGATCGATCTCGACCGTCTGGAGTTGCAGCGAGTGCAATACCAATCGGATGTGCAGACCGCGGATGTGAACCTGCGCACGGCGAAAATTCAGCTGCTGATGCTGTTGAACGACCGCACCCCGATCGAGAAATTTGACGTTACCGGCGAATTCGATTTCAAGGATCAGCTTCCGGCTTTGGACGATGTGCGGCAGACGGCGCTCGACACCCGGCCGGATCTGAAAGCGGCAACGCAATCCCTGGATAAAGCCAAGACCGACTATAAACTGGCAGTCGCGAACGGGTCGACGGATCCAACTTTTGGGTTGGACGTAGCGCGCAATCCTCCGATCGACCTTTATTTCGGGGTGAATGTAAGCATTCCGCTCCGGATTTTCGACCGAAATCAAGGTGAAAAGAAGCGCACCCAACTCGACATCGAACGCAACCAGCGGCTCCTGGACGCCGCCCAGGCACAGGTTTTCAGCGATGTGGATTCCGCCTACGCAACCCTGAACAGTAATGTGCTCCTCTTGCAGCCCTACAAACAGAAATATCTGCAACAGGCGGTACACGTGCGGGACACCGTAACGTTTTCATATCAGCACGGCGGGGCTTCGTTGCTTGATCTTTTGAACGCGCAAAGCGATTACCGCTCGGTGCAGCTCAATTATCTGAACCTGGTAGGTTCTTATCTGAACGCGGCCAGCCAGCTCAATCTTGCCGTGGGTCGCGAGGTCATTCAGTGA
- a CDS encoding choice-of-anchor D domain-containing protein: MPALAGSPAVTLSPTSLTFGTQLRNTTSPAQNITLTNTGTATLNISSIKPSLHFAETNNCTATIAAGASCTISVTFTPVANGMVTGTISLTDNATGSPQTVALTGAGTVASFSPGTLTFAGQAIGTTSSSQVLTLSNLGSYSAQVSAVTIQGASSADFSQSNACGTITAGGNCTINISFTPAALGNFTATVNVTFASSVAPIPATLSGTGVSAALPIPSVQQPLSPMTAVPGGSGSTLTLHGTGFGSASSVLWNGSGLVTTFVSSTQLSAAVPSASLVAAGTAQVVVTNPTPGGGTSNPQTFQITNPTATVSLGRTDLGVGTDPRGIVIADFNRDGKPDVAVVNRADNTISILLGNGDGTFAAPVIYATGFDPIAIAVGDFNGDGKLDLVTANRAAYTISILLGNGDGTFGSHVDYATGTEPMAVAVGDFNADGFLDVVEANNADDTVSIYLGLGNGTFQTPVSYSVGAGPIAVVSGDFNADGNLDLAVADSGSNNIAVLFGKGDGTFISTAYYATPADPDGLVAADLNGDGKLDLIAANNGGNNIAVLMNSGAGTFATGVPYAVGTLPFAISAGDFYGNGQIDVAVVNSGDNTVSILPGNGDGTFNTAGALTFSIGDESLAMAVGDFNGDGRADLVVSNADDDTVSILLQAPAVTLSNSSLSFGAENAGSSSASQSVVVTNSGSATLAIGSIAVGGVNSSQFSQTNNCPTSPSTLAAGANCTINVTFIPTVAGSDSANVTITDSAPGSPQTVSLLGAGIAASVVLSPASLTFATQTVNTTSAAQLVTLTNLGSEALAVTSITASAEYAQTNNCGSSVAAGAACSITVSFTPTSTGTQTGTITIADSAAAGSQTVSLSGTGAGAPTVSLSPISLTFGSQALDSTSAPKTITLTNTGSGPLTISSLTATGNYTETNTCGTSVPAGANCIITVFFTPTVTGSRHGTVVVTDDATNSPQIENLTGTGVTQTIAFSPTGVAFANQAVNTSSAAKAITLTNNSGAALGISSIAASANYSETNSCGASVAAGRSCTISVTFTPTSAGSIPGVVTIADSNSTVQTVPLTGTGIAAAVVFSPAGVTFADQTVGTTSPSTAVTLTNSGTATLTITGMSITGSNSGDFAQTNSCGTSLAAGAFCSITATFTPTASGLRTASISVSDSASGSPQSTALTGTGIAPVVGLSPSSLTFANRAVGTTSSASVLTFSNSGNAALTITSIGITGTNSTDFSQTNNCGPSLAEGTSCAISVTFVPSAVGTRQASVSVIDNAAGSPHTAPLTGVGTAPVVSFSSSTIAFANTAVGSSSATGGVTLFNTGNATLTISSVTIMGANSGDFSQSNNCGLTVPAGGNCNINAVFSPTVAGARTATISVSDNVAGTPQSITLNGTGTTGGPLASISPTTLTFASQNVLTTSAAQAITLTNSGASSLSVIGIVASGDYAETNNCGSSLSAAASCTVHVTFSPSATGTRAGYITFSDTDPTTVQTVSLTGTGSSPTTTVSITPVQASMTAGQSAQFQAYISGVASSNVTWAVDGIAGGNTTTGTISTSGLYTGPAMAGSHQVTATSTAKTTQSATVPVVITSFAGTLVYHNDNGRTGQNLSETVLTTGNVNSTQFGKLVSYPVDGQLYAEPLYVQGVNVAGAGVRNVVYAATENDSLYAFDADGSTTAPLWQVSLIPAGGQVLSAADIGGCSNISPLIGITGTPVIDPATNTLFVVARSKIVNGGVTTYYQYLHAIDITSGMERAGSPVAIQGSSNSNNGTVKFNPQMQNQRAGLFLDNGVVYIGFGSHCDILPYHGWLMGYSESTLQQTATYVSTPNGLQAGIWQSGGAPAVDENGYIYFAIGNGTTDVNADGSDYGEALVKANAGDLSVADYFLPSNFSVLNSSDLDLGSGGPLLIPDQPTPPTQMLVAAGKQGMVYLIDRTNLGQYNANGNQVLQVLPAGTVPTAHSMPAYWQNNVYFCGVGDYAKSYLLFNAQLSTSPTSKSSLLYAYPGATPVISANGSTNGVLWVLATVKSTNAVLHAYDATNLARELYNTGQNATRDQAGLAVKFAVPTVANGKVYVGTATELDVYGLLP, from the coding sequence GTGCCCGCGCTCGCGGGGAGTCCGGCAGTTACGCTGTCACCAACCAGCCTTACCTTCGGCACGCAACTTCGCAATACCACCAGCCCGGCTCAGAACATTACTCTGACGAACACTGGAACCGCCACCCTTAATATTTCCAGTATTAAACCGAGTTTACATTTTGCTGAGACCAATAACTGTACCGCCACCATCGCCGCGGGAGCGAGTTGTACGATCTCTGTGACCTTCACTCCGGTTGCGAACGGCATGGTCACGGGGACGATCTCTCTGACCGACAATGCGACTGGAAGCCCGCAAACCGTTGCCCTCACGGGCGCGGGGACGGTTGCCAGTTTCTCTCCCGGCACGCTGACTTTCGCCGGGCAGGCGATCGGAACAACCAGTTCATCCCAGGTCCTGACCCTTTCGAACCTCGGCTCTTACAGCGCGCAGGTTTCGGCAGTGACCATCCAGGGCGCGAGTTCGGCAGATTTTTCCCAGAGCAATGCCTGCGGAACAATCACCGCCGGCGGAAACTGCACGATCAACATTAGCTTCACCCCGGCTGCCCTGGGAAATTTCACAGCCACAGTCAACGTAACCTTCGCATCTTCGGTCGCGCCCATACCGGCCACACTGAGTGGTACGGGGGTGAGTGCGGCATTGCCCATCCCTTCGGTTCAGCAACCGCTAAGCCCTATGACGGCGGTTCCGGGAGGATCGGGCTCTACGCTGACCTTGCACGGCACCGGTTTCGGCTCCGCGTCATCGGTGCTGTGGAACGGCAGTGGCCTGGTGACGACCTTCGTCAGTTCAACGCAGTTGAGCGCCGCGGTTCCGTCTGCCAGTCTGGTTGCGGCGGGTACAGCGCAAGTCGTCGTCACCAATCCCACTCCCGGAGGCGGGACTTCCAATCCGCAGACATTCCAGATTACGAATCCGACGGCAACGGTTTCGCTTGGAAGAACCGATCTTGGCGTGGGTACCGATCCGCGGGGCATTGTGATTGCCGACTTCAATCGCGACGGCAAACCCGATGTCGCCGTGGTGAACCGGGCTGACAATACGATTTCGATTCTTCTGGGCAATGGCGACGGCACATTCGCCGCGCCAGTCATCTACGCCACCGGCTTCGATCCCATCGCTATCGCTGTCGGGGACTTTAATGGCGACGGCAAACTTGATCTGGTCACCGCCAATCGGGCGGCGTATACGATTTCGATTCTCCTGGGCAACGGCGACGGCACATTCGGCAGCCACGTGGACTACGCCACCGGTACCGAACCCATGGCGGTCGCGGTCGGAGACTTCAACGCCGACGGTTTTCTGGACGTGGTCGAGGCCAATAACGCCGACGATACGGTCTCCATTTATCTGGGCCTGGGCAACGGCACATTTCAAACTCCCGTGAGTTACTCGGTGGGAGCCGGTCCGATCGCGGTGGTCAGCGGCGACTTCAACGCTGACGGAAACCTTGATCTCGCTGTAGCCGATTCTGGATCCAACAATATCGCCGTGCTCTTTGGCAAAGGGGATGGCACGTTTATAAGCACAGCCTATTACGCGACCCCCGCCGATCCCGACGGATTGGTTGCCGCCGATCTGAACGGGGATGGAAAGCTTGACCTGATAGCCGCGAACAATGGGGGCAACAACATTGCCGTGCTGATGAACAGCGGCGCGGGAACGTTTGCCACCGGGGTTCCTTATGCGGTGGGGACTCTGCCCTTCGCCATTAGCGCGGGCGACTTTTATGGCAACGGACAAATCGATGTGGCGGTCGTCAACTCCGGCGACAATACAGTTTCCATTCTGCCAGGCAATGGCGACGGCACATTCAATACCGCAGGAGCCTTAACATTCAGTATCGGCGACGAAAGTCTGGCGATGGCCGTGGGCGATTTTAACGGCGATGGCAGAGCCGACCTGGTGGTTTCAAATGCCGATGACGATACTGTCTCGATATTGTTGCAGGCGCCGGCCGTCACGCTTTCCAACTCTAGTCTGTCGTTCGGCGCAGAAAACGCGGGCAGTTCAAGTGCTTCCCAATCGGTGGTAGTGACGAACTCAGGAAGCGCAACTCTGGCCATCGGCAGTATTGCCGTCGGTGGGGTGAACAGCTCGCAATTCAGCCAGACCAACAATTGTCCTACGAGTCCGAGCACGCTTGCGGCGGGAGCGAATTGCACCATCAACGTGACGTTTATCCCGACCGTCGCAGGCTCCGACTCGGCCAACGTCACGATTACCGATAGCGCCCCAGGCAGCCCGCAAACCGTCTCTCTGCTCGGAGCCGGCATCGCGGCTTCAGTAGTTCTCTCGCCGGCAAGCTTGACGTTTGCGACTCAGACCGTGAACACGACCAGCGCGGCCCAGCTGGTTACGCTGACCAACCTGGGGAGCGAGGCGCTGGCGGTTACTTCGATCACCGCCAGCGCCGAGTACGCGCAGACGAATAACTGCGGATCGTCGGTTGCCGCCGGCGCCGCGTGCAGCATTACCGTCAGTTTCACGCCCACCTCAACCGGCACGCAGACTGGAACCATCACAATCGCGGACAGCGCCGCCGCTGGTTCGCAGACGGTCAGTTTGTCGGGGACTGGCGCGGGCGCGCCGACGGTCAGTTTGTCGCCCATCTCGCTCACCTTTGGCAGCCAGGCCCTTGATTCCACCAGCGCGCCGAAAACAATTACGCTCACCAATACCGGCAGCGGCCCGCTTACCATCAGCAGCCTGACGGCCACTGGGAATTACACCGAGACCAACACTTGCGGCACTTCGGTACCTGCGGGAGCAAATTGCATCATCACTGTATTCTTCACGCCCACGGTCACCGGCAGCCGCCACGGCACGGTTGTAGTGACCGACGACGCGACCAACAGTCCGCAGATCGAGAATCTAACGGGCACGGGAGTTACTCAGACAATCGCGTTTTCACCGACTGGTGTGGCCTTCGCCAACCAAGCGGTCAATACAAGCAGTGCGGCCAAGGCCATCACGCTTACGAACAACAGCGGGGCGGCACTCGGCATTTCAAGCATCGCAGCTTCCGCCAATTATTCTGAGACGAATAGTTGTGGCGCCAGTGTCGCTGCCGGAAGGTCGTGCACGATCAGCGTCACATTTACTCCAACTTCTGCCGGCTCGATCCCGGGAGTCGTGACCATTGCTGACAGCAACTCAACGGTTCAGACTGTGCCGCTCACGGGGACGGGCATCGCGGCTGCGGTCGTATTCTCGCCCGCCGGCGTTACTTTTGCCGATCAGACGGTTGGCACAACCAGTCCGTCGACTGCCGTTACGCTGACCAATTCGGGCACGGCGACGCTGACCATTACTGGCATGAGTATTACCGGAAGCAACAGCGGCGATTTCGCCCAGACAAATAGCTGCGGCACCTCGCTCGCGGCGGGGGCGTTTTGCTCCATTACTGCGACCTTCACGCCCACTGCCTCAGGCCTGCGCACGGCCAGCATCTCGGTCAGCGATAGCGCCAGTGGCAGCCCTCAGAGCACGGCTCTGACGGGAACAGGGATCGCACCGGTTGTCGGCCTTTCCCCCAGCAGCCTCACGTTTGCCAACCGAGCCGTGGGCACGACCAGTTCCGCAAGCGTGCTCACGTTCAGCAATTCGGGCAACGCTGCTTTGACGATTACTTCAATCGGCATCACGGGAACCAATAGCACAGATTTCTCGCAGACCAACAACTGCGGGCCCTCACTGGCTGAGGGAACGAGTTGTGCCATCAGCGTGACTTTTGTCCCCAGCGCAGTAGGCACGCGCCAGGCCAGCGTGTCGGTCATCGATAATGCCGCCGGCAGCCCGCACACCGCGCCCCTTACCGGCGTGGGAACCGCGCCCGTAGTGAGCTTCAGTTCGTCCACGATCGCATTTGCCAACACCGCGGTTGGGTCCTCCAGCGCCACCGGTGGAGTGACGTTGTTCAATACCGGAAATGCCACCTTGACCATTTCGAGCGTGACGATCATGGGCGCGAATTCCGGCGACTTTTCCCAGTCGAACAATTGCGGTCTTACGGTGCCTGCCGGAGGGAATTGCAATATCAACGCAGTATTCAGCCCCACGGTTGCCGGCGCGCGGACAGCGACAATCTCGGTCTCAGACAATGTGGCTGGAACTCCCCAGTCCATCACGCTGAATGGAACTGGAACGACCGGCGGACCCTTAGCGTCGATCTCGCCCACGACTCTGACCTTCGCTTCGCAGAACGTGCTGACTACGAGCGCAGCTCAAGCGATCACGTTGACCAACAGCGGGGCTTCCTCTTTGAGCGTGATCGGCATCGTCGCCAGCGGCGATTATGCTGAGACCAACAACTGCGGCTCGTCCCTGTCCGCGGCGGCGAGTTGCACGGTTCACGTCACGTTCTCTCCGTCGGCGACCGGCACTCGCGCCGGCTATATTACCTTCAGCGATACCGATCCTACGACGGTGCAAACTGTATCCCTGACTGGCACGGGCTCCTCGCCGACCACCACGGTTTCGATTACGCCCGTGCAGGCCTCTATGACTGCCGGACAGAGCGCGCAGTTCCAGGCCTACATCAGCGGCGTGGCCAGTTCGAATGTTACGTGGGCCGTGGACGGAATTGCCGGCGGCAACACTACGACTGGGACGATTTCGACTTCCGGTCTTTACACGGGACCGGCCATGGCGGGCTCACACCAGGTCACGGCCACCAGCACCGCAAAAACGACGCAGAGTGCAACGGTGCCCGTCGTGATCACCAGCTTTGCAGGCACTCTGGTCTATCACAATGACAACGGGCGTACAGGTCAAAATCTATCGGAAACCGTTCTCACCACTGGCAATGTGAACTCAACCCAATTCGGCAAGCTCGTCAGTTATCCCGTTGACGGTCAGCTTTACGCCGAGCCGCTCTATGTGCAAGGCGTCAACGTCGCCGGCGCGGGCGTGCGCAACGTGGTGTATGCGGCCACTGAAAATGACAGCCTCTATGCCTTCGACGCCGATGGAAGTACGACCGCACCGCTGTGGCAAGTGAGCCTTATTCCTGCCGGCGGCCAGGTGCTGAGTGCGGCGGACATCGGGGGCTGCTCGAACATTTCGCCGCTGATCGGCATCACTGGGACCCCCGTCATCGATCCGGCAACCAATACATTGTTCGTAGTCGCCCGCAGCAAGATCGTCAACGGCGGAGTGACTACGTATTATCAATATCTGCATGCGATTGACATTACCTCCGGGATGGAACGGGCCGGCAGCCCGGTGGCCATTCAAGGTTCGTCCAACTCCAACAACGGAACCGTGAAGTTCAATCCCCAGATGCAAAACCAGCGCGCCGGCTTGTTCCTGGATAACGGCGTCGTTTACATTGGGTTTGGTTCCCACTGCGACATTCTGCCTTACCACGGCTGGCTGATGGGCTATTCGGAAAGCACCTTGCAGCAGACAGCGACCTACGTCTCCACTCCCAACGGCCTGCAAGCCGGAATCTGGCAGAGCGGTGGCGCCCCGGCCGTCGACGAGAATGGATATATTTATTTCGCGATCGGCAACGGGACGACCGACGTGAATGCCGACGGCAGCGATTACGGCGAAGCTCTGGTGAAGGCCAACGCCGGCGATTTATCGGTTGCAGATTATTTTCTGCCCTCGAATTTCAGTGTGCTCAACAGCTCGGATCTCGACCTGGGATCGGGCGGGCCTCTTTTGATTCCGGACCAACCCACGCCGCCGACCCAAATGCTGGTCGCCGCGGGCAAACAGGGAATGGTGTATCTTATCGATCGCACCAATCTCGGCCAGTACAACGCGAACGGCAATCAGGTGCTGCAAGTCTTGCCGGCCGGAACAGTCCCCACGGCGCATAGTATGCCCGCGTATTGGCAGAACAACGTGTATTTCTGTGGCGTCGGGGATTATGCCAAGTCTTACTTGCTCTTCAACGCGCAGCTGTCGACCTCGCCCACGTCAAAGTCGTCACTCCTCTATGCTTATCCGGGCGCGACACCGGTCATCTCGGCCAATGGGTCAACCAACGGAGTGCTGTGGGTGTTGGCGACGGTAAAAAGCACCAATGCCGTTCTGCATGCCTACGACGCTACGAACCTTGCGCGGGAACTTTACAACACAGGCCAAAACGCAACCCGCGATCAAGCCGGCTTGGCAGTGAAGTTTGCCGTCCCCACCGTGGCCAACGGAAAGGTGTACGTCGGGACCGCGACCGAACTTGATGTTTACGGCTTGCTGCCCTAG
- a CDS encoding sigma-70 family RNA polymerase sigma factor yields the protein MTLHNVRGKFLQFQSFDEAYLSRLRSGDYRTQEHFSAYFSALIKIKLGSRLNAPEAIEDVRQETFARFFVALRDGKILQPDRLGAFVNSICNNVLLEHYRSSTRSTSLDEDEEKNFPALNVDFVGALSAKEREKKVREILEKLSERDRRLLREVFLEERDKDQVCRDFGVDREYLRVLLHRAKQAFKSSYLKHSGENPPDFAPA from the coding sequence GTGACACTTCACAACGTGCGGGGCAAGTTTTTGCAATTCCAGTCTTTTGATGAAGCCTATCTCAGCCGCTTGCGGTCGGGTGACTACCGCACGCAGGAGCACTTTTCCGCCTATTTCAGCGCGCTCATCAAAATCAAGTTAGGTTCCAGGCTCAACGCGCCCGAAGCCATCGAAGATGTGCGCCAGGAGACATTCGCCCGGTTTTTTGTGGCTTTACGCGACGGCAAGATTCTGCAACCCGACCGCCTGGGCGCTTTCGTAAATTCCATTTGTAACAACGTCCTGCTGGAGCACTATCGGTCCTCGACTCGCAGCACTTCGCTGGACGAGGATGAAGAGAAGAATTTTCCGGCCCTGAACGTCGACTTCGTGGGCGCCCTCAGCGCCAAAGAACGAGAAAAGAAAGTCCGCGAAATCCTGGAGAAACTGTCAGAACGCGACCGCCGCCTGTTGCGCGAAGTCTTCCTCGAAGAGCGAGACAAGGATCAAGTGTGCCGCGACTTCGGCGTCGATCGCGAATATTTACGCGTGCTGTTACACCGTGCCAAGCAAGCTTTCAAGTCATCGTATCTGAAGCATTCGGGAGAGAATCCCCCAGATTTTGCTCCAGCTTAG
- a CDS encoding zf-HC2 domain-containing protein, whose product MDHTDVVRDKTTERYLLNELSPDIRDEFEEHYFDCPECAQDVSAAAQFVKHSKSVLAEKTETVSLPTTADRGVARGPWSFWFRPAFAAPALALLLAIVGYQNFVTYPRLRSELRQPQILPAVSVNLGTYGARETSVPEGKGLLLFVRIPPDPIFARYTGELYNPAGKPEGSFTIDPAAGQDQWPVTVPAVSREAGTYTLAVHGVTATGETKDLGSTSFELQIRETQNSK is encoded by the coding sequence ATGGACCACACAGACGTGGTTCGAGACAAAACGACGGAACGATATCTGCTCAACGAACTTTCTCCCGACATTCGGGATGAATTTGAAGAGCACTACTTCGACTGCCCGGAATGCGCGCAGGATGTGAGCGCGGCGGCTCAGTTTGTGAAGCATAGCAAGAGCGTCCTGGCGGAAAAGACCGAGACTGTTTCTCTCCCGACCACGGCTGATCGGGGAGTGGCGCGGGGACCGTGGTCCTTCTGGTTCCGGCCCGCATTTGCCGCTCCGGCTCTCGCCCTGCTGTTAGCCATCGTCGGTTATCAGAACTTCGTGACGTACCCGAGGTTGCGGTCAGAGCTCAGGCAGCCTCAGATTTTGCCGGCGGTTTCAGTCAACCTGGGAACTTACGGCGCGCGTGAGACTTCTGTACCGGAGGGCAAAGGTCTGCTTCTATTCGTGCGAATCCCGCCGGACCCCATTTTTGCGCGCTACACGGGCGAGTTATATAATCCCGCGGGAAAGCCGGAGGGCTCGTTCACGATCGACCCGGCAGCCGGTCAAGATCAGTGGCCGGTGACGGTTCCAGCCGTCTCTCGCGAAGCCGGAACCTACACCCTGGCAGTGCACGGCGTCACCGCGACCGGCGAGACCAAAGACCTGGGCAGTACGTCCTTCGAATTACAAATTCGTGAAACACAAAATTCTAAATGA
- a CDS encoding CHAT domain-containing protein: MAIPVLTVRGVAHTHLREYPEAEQALKEATELCGAHLDSGCGEVLQARGLLASEQGDSISAEELYKRTLAFARGHDDHLLESTALLNLGAELLAEGRFDEAFDQSEASYRAAKSIDARVVEPIAQGNTGWSSYRLGDSDKALEIFLAAERRASDLQDYVDQGIWLTDAGYVYMDKRNFPLAEQVFQRALLLEKQVESKENIYNALRVLARLSVQTGNLDNASAYAEQALTVARESHNHVDELYPMLVQGQIAAHRGDAVKARQILETVERDPLSPVFLKWEAQHSLARLYEEEKQTDAADREYRSALATFEAARASVQREDFQLSFLTNAARIYDDYVHFLVAQGKIDEALRWADYSRARTLAEGLGLLSKSSRADIHAAPSALNPREISRKAKSTLLFYWLGEKQSYLWTITPQKASLFPLPPGPDVDSLVERYRRALGSPQDVLESQNEEGRALYRTLIAPAKELLASDAKVIIIPDGSLNNLNFETLVVAEPLPHFWIEDADVANASSLRVLAASLSRYDARGKAQDHARENVQVKKRRLLLIGDSVAPSREYPELPRAAQQMANVAKHFPSAQEQVYRRDQANPAAYAASDPGKFSHIHFVAHGTASRLSPLDSAIVLSKIVLSKEDAGDDSFKLYARDIIRHPLHADLVTISACYGAGERAYSGEGLVGLAWAFLRAGAHNVIAGLWEVTDASTEQLMDRFYDELDKGAAPDAALRAAKLSLLHGGQFRNPFYWAPFQLYTGS, translated from the coding sequence ATGGCTATTCCCGTGCTCACAGTTCGCGGCGTTGCCCACACGCATCTCCGAGAATACCCGGAAGCCGAACAAGCCCTGAAGGAAGCCACCGAACTGTGCGGCGCTCACCTCGACTCCGGATGTGGAGAAGTTCTCCAGGCACGCGGCCTGCTGGCAAGCGAGCAAGGCGATTCCATTTCGGCGGAAGAGCTATACAAGCGAACTCTTGCCTTCGCTCGCGGCCACGACGATCACCTCCTGGAGTCCACTGCTCTCCTCAACTTGGGTGCTGAATTACTCGCGGAAGGCCGCTTCGATGAGGCATTCGATCAGTCGGAGGCCTCATATCGGGCTGCAAAATCGATAGACGCCCGAGTCGTCGAACCCATTGCCCAAGGCAACACAGGTTGGTCCTCTTACCGCTTGGGAGATTCGGACAAAGCTCTTGAAATATTTCTCGCGGCCGAGCGGCGCGCCAGCGACCTGCAAGACTACGTAGACCAGGGAATCTGGCTCACCGACGCCGGCTACGTTTACATGGATAAGCGCAACTTCCCGCTTGCTGAACAAGTGTTTCAGCGAGCGCTGCTATTGGAGAAGCAGGTCGAGAGCAAAGAAAACATTTATAACGCTCTGCGGGTCTTGGCGCGTCTCTCCGTCCAAACTGGCAACCTCGATAATGCAAGCGCTTACGCCGAGCAAGCTCTAACCGTCGCGCGCGAAAGCCATAACCACGTCGACGAACTTTATCCCATGCTGGTTCAGGGACAGATCGCAGCCCATCGAGGCGACGCCGTAAAAGCGCGACAGATTCTGGAAACCGTCGAGCGCGATCCACTCTCCCCCGTATTTCTGAAGTGGGAGGCCCAGCACTCGCTGGCGCGTCTCTACGAAGAGGAAAAGCAGACAGATGCGGCAGATCGCGAATACCGCAGTGCGCTGGCCACATTCGAAGCCGCTCGCGCTTCCGTGCAGCGTGAGGACTTCCAGCTTTCGTTCCTGACCAACGCCGCCCGCATCTACGACGACTACGTACACTTTCTGGTAGCCCAAGGAAAAATCGACGAAGCCCTGCGCTGGGCCGATTACAGCCGCGCTCGAACTCTGGCGGAAGGACTGGGCCTGTTGTCGAAAAGCTCTCGTGCCGACATTCACGCCGCGCCTTCAGCCCTGAATCCGCGCGAGATTTCCCGCAAAGCGAAGAGCACGCTGTTGTTTTACTGGCTGGGCGAGAAGCAGTCGTACCTGTGGACGATCACTCCGCAGAAGGCCAGCCTGTTCCCATTGCCGCCCGGCCCGGATGTCGATTCACTGGTTGAACGATATCGCAGAGCACTGGGCAGTCCGCAGGATGTTCTCGAATCCCAAAATGAAGAGGGGCGCGCGCTCTATCGCACCCTCATCGCCCCGGCGAAAGAGTTGTTAGCCAGCGACGCGAAAGTAATCATCATCCCCGACGGCAGCCTGAATAATCTGAACTTCGAAACGCTGGTCGTCGCCGAACCCCTGCCCCACTTCTGGATCGAAGACGCCGATGTTGCGAACGCCAGCTCACTGCGCGTACTGGCCGCATCTTTGTCGCGCTACGATGCGCGCGGCAAAGCTCAAGACCATGCCCGAGAGAATGTCCAAGTAAAGAAACGCCGGCTGCTCTTGATCGGCGACAGCGTCGCCCCCAGCCGGGAATATCCCGAACTGCCGCGCGCGGCGCAACAAATGGCCAACGTCGCGAAACATTTCCCATCTGCCCAGGAACAGGTTTATCGGCGGGACCAAGCAAACCCGGCGGCATATGCGGCCAGCGATCCCGGCAAGTTTTCTCACATCCATTTTGTCGCGCATGGCACTGCCAGCCGTCTCAGTCCGCTCGACTCCGCGATTGTGTTGTCCAAGATTGTGTTGTCGAAGGAAGATGCCGGCGACGACTCATTCAAACTTTATGCCCGCGACATTATTCGGCATCCCCTGCACGCCGATCTGGTGACCATCTCCGCATGTTACGGCGCGGGCGAGCGCGCCTACTCGGGCGAAGGCTTGGTCGGCCTGGCCTGGGCCTTTCTGCGAGCCGGGGCCCACAACGTGATCGCCGGTCTCTGGGAAGTTACCGACGCGTCCACCGAACAATTGATGGATCGCTTCTACGACGAACTCGACAAGGGCGCCGCTCCCGATGCCGCCCTGCGCGCGGCGAAGCTTTCGCTGCTGCACGGCGGCCAATTCCGCAACCCTTTTTACTGGGCACCCTTTCAACTCTATACCGGCTCTTGA